One Sulfurimonas sp. HSL-3221 genomic window, TGGACGATGGAGATCTGTCCCAGGTCGTAATTGGCATGGACCGGCTGGGCATCGAGGATGGAGTCGTCCCCCGCCGTAGAATAGCGGGTATGGCCGATGGCCATATGCCCTTTGAGCGTCGCCAGTTTCTGCTCGTCAAAGACCTGGGTAACGAGCCCGCGGTCTTTGATGGTGTGCAGACGTTCCCCGTCTCCGGAACTGATGCCCGCCGCCTCCTGGCCGCGGTGCTGCAGCGAATGCAGGGAGAAATAGGCGAGCTTGGAGGCTTCGACATGGTTGAAGATGCCGACGACGGCACATTTTTCATTCAATGATTGACGCATATGACTCCTTTTATTATAGTCCGAGGCAGTCGGCGATGGAATAGAGGCCGCTGGGTTGCGTATGCAGCCACTTCGCCGCACGGATGGCACCCTTGGAGAAGGTGTTGCGGCTGGTGGCAGTGTGATTCAGTTCGATGAACTCGCCGTCGTTATAGAAACCGACGGTATGGCGTCCGACGATGTCGCCGCCGCGCAGCGCCATGACGGCGATCTCGTCACCGGTGCGTTCGCCGATATTGCCGTTGCGGCCGCTGACGCGGACCTTGTCAAGGTCGAGGTCGCGGCCCGCTGCCGCCGATTCGGCCAGGGTCAGCGCGGTACCGCTCGGAGCGTCTTTCTTGTGGCGGTGGTGCATCTCGACAATCTCGATGTCGAACCCCTCCAGTGTCTTGGAAGCGAGGTTGACAAGCTTGTT contains:
- the dapB gene encoding 4-hydroxy-tetrahydrodipicolinate reductase, whose protein sequence is MVNVGIYGATGRVGKLLIEDLGPEETLRLSAVYVRNSLEASLPEGTLVTNDVEAFVAASDIIIDFSLPEAAQPLLETLLKTPKPLVSGTTGLNVHQLNLLKELSGVAPVLYATNMSLGVALLNKLVNLASKTLEGFDIEIVEMHHRHKKDAPSGTALTLAESAAAGRDLDLDKVRVSGRNGNIGERTGDEIAVMALRGGDIVGRHTVGFYNDGEFIELNHTATSRNTFSKGAIRAAKWLHTQPSGLYSIADCLGL